A single genomic interval of Hafnia alvei harbors:
- a CDS encoding DUF2345 domain-containing protein, with product MENPAILLRRLNPYCARAMEGAASLCQTRAHAEILPEHWLLKLLEQGEGDLTVLARRYEWDMDTIWQDLLGWLNRQPRSVRHRPQLSDSLQTLLQEAWLIASLNSEEHIRSVHLLMALVDKPKLARCDGLWPLLTLGQSQLERLRPLLDSQSDERPEVQQEAELAQSHGGEVDFVGYPVNADVKEGELNPALQNALDKFTLDVTEKAREGNIDPVFGRDTEIRQMVDILSRRRKNNPILVGEPGVGKTALVEGLALRIAEGNVPESLKPVILHTLDLGLLQAGAGVKGEFEQRLKNVIDAVQQSPVPILLFIDEAHTIIGAGNQAGGADAANLLKPALARGELRTIAATTWSEYKQYFERDAALERRFQMVKVDEPDDETACLMLRGLKSRYAEHHNVHITDDAVRAAVTLSRRYLTGRQLPDKAVDLLDTASARVRMSLDTVPEQIVRLKAQLTALALEEQALLEDIAAGSNHHGDRLSVIEQLRADLDARIADLQAAVLLASAPQGIALTSGEHLQLTSTQNTMLTAGKHLDMGAMKNISMSAENELGLFAHKAGARMIANLGDVEMHSRHNTLDMSAQNAMTITSTDDEIVISTPKALTVNGGGSYLKLSDSGIEHGSKGDLTMKVGEYLVPGSGADLPFSAPDFNSTEIAEIKRVISKSLSN from the coding sequence ATGGAAAACCCGGCAATCCTTCTTCGACGTCTCAACCCTTACTGCGCCCGCGCTATGGAAGGGGCTGCGTCTCTGTGTCAGACCCGCGCCCATGCAGAAATTCTGCCGGAGCACTGGCTGTTGAAACTGCTGGAGCAGGGAGAGGGTGACCTTACCGTGCTGGCCCGTCGCTACGAGTGGGATATGGACACCATCTGGCAGGATTTGCTGGGCTGGCTGAACAGGCAGCCGCGCTCAGTACGCCACCGTCCGCAGCTGTCGGACAGTCTCCAGACCCTACTTCAGGAAGCGTGGCTGATTGCCTCACTGAATAGCGAAGAGCATATCCGCAGTGTGCATCTGCTAATGGCTCTGGTGGATAAGCCAAAACTGGCGCGTTGCGACGGCCTGTGGCCATTACTGACGCTCGGCCAAAGCCAGCTTGAACGCTTGCGTCCACTGCTGGATTCACAGTCTGACGAGCGTCCGGAGGTGCAGCAGGAAGCTGAACTGGCGCAAAGCCACGGTGGCGAAGTTGATTTTGTCGGCTATCCAGTGAATGCAGACGTTAAAGAGGGTGAACTGAATCCGGCGCTGCAGAACGCCCTGGACAAGTTCACGCTCGACGTTACCGAGAAAGCGAGGGAAGGCAACATCGATCCGGTGTTTGGCCGTGATACGGAAATCCGCCAGATGGTGGATATTCTCTCCCGTCGTCGTAAAAACAACCCGATCTTAGTCGGTGAGCCGGGTGTTGGTAAGACCGCCCTAGTGGAAGGGCTGGCGCTTCGTATTGCTGAAGGTAATGTACCGGAGTCCCTCAAACCTGTGATTCTGCATACCCTTGACCTTGGCCTGTTACAGGCGGGGGCGGGCGTGAAAGGTGAGTTTGAACAGCGTCTAAAGAACGTGATTGATGCTGTTCAACAGTCACCTGTGCCGATTTTACTGTTTATCGATGAAGCCCACACCATCATTGGTGCGGGTAATCAGGCCGGCGGTGCTGATGCGGCCAACCTGTTGAAACCCGCACTCGCTCGAGGTGAACTGCGTACTATCGCTGCTACCACCTGGAGCGAATACAAACAATACTTTGAACGTGACGCTGCGCTTGAGCGCCGCTTCCAGATGGTGAAAGTCGATGAGCCTGACGACGAGACGGCCTGCCTGATGCTCAGGGGCCTAAAATCCCGTTACGCCGAGCACCACAATGTTCACATCACCGATGATGCCGTACGCGCTGCAGTCACGCTGTCGCGCCGTTATCTGACGGGCCGCCAGTTGCCGGATAAGGCCGTTGACCTGCTGGACACCGCAAGTGCCCGCGTACGTATGAGCCTCGATACGGTGCCTGAACAAATTGTACGCCTGAAAGCACAGCTGACCGCACTGGCACTGGAAGAGCAGGCGCTGCTGGAAGATATCGCCGCCGGCAGTAACCATCATGGTGACCGACTCAGTGTCATTGAGCAGCTGCGGGCTGATCTCGATGCGCGTATTGCGGATTTACAGGCCGCAGTTCTGCTGGCGTCGGCTCCACAGGGGATTGCCTTGACGTCAGGAGAGCACCTGCAGCTCACCAGTACGCAGAACACGATGCTGACGGCCGGTAAGCATCTCGACATGGGGGCGATGAAAAACATCTCCATGAGCGCTGAGAATGAGCTGGGGCTGTTCGCACACAAGGCGGGTGCGCGGATGATCGCCAACCTCGGAGATGTGGAAATGCATTCCCGCCACAATACACTGGACATGAGCGCGCAAAACGCGATGACCATCACCAGTACCGATGATGAAATTGTTATCAGCACGCCCAAAGCGCTGACAGTGAATGGCGGTGGCTCTTACCTGAAGCTCAGTGACAGCGGTATTGAGCATGGCTCGAAAGGTGACCTGACCATGAAGGTGGGGGAATATCTGGTACCGGGCAGTGGTGCTGACCTGCCATTCTCCGCACCCGATTTTAACAGCACTGAGATAGCCGAAATTAAACGCGTCATTAGTAAATCACTGAGCAACTGA
- the hcp gene encoding type VI secretion system effector Hcp encodes MAIPVYLWLKDDGGADIKGSVDVQDRDGSIEVVAQEHNLYIPTDNNTGKLTGTRIHTPFLFTKEIDSSSPYLYKAVTTGQTLKSAEFKWYKINDAGQEVEYFNTKLENVKVVKVNPEMYDIKDPSKEKHNHLERVELRYEKITWTYKDGNIIHSDSWNERATA; translated from the coding sequence ATGGCAATTCCTGTTTATCTTTGGCTGAAAGACGACGGCGGCGCAGACATCAAAGGGTCTGTGGACGTTCAGGATCGTGACGGCAGCATCGAAGTGGTGGCTCAGGAACATAACCTGTACATCCCGACCGATAACAATACTGGCAAACTGACGGGTACCCGTATCCACACCCCGTTCCTGTTCACCAAGGAAATCGATTCGTCCAGCCCGTACCTGTACAAGGCTGTAACCACCGGTCAGACCCTTAAGTCTGCAGAATTCAAGTGGTACAAAATCAATGATGCAGGTCAGGAAGTCGAGTACTTCAACACCAAACTTGAAAATGTGAAGGTGGTGAAAGTGAATCCTGAAATGTACGACATCAAGGATCCTTCCAAAGAGAAGCATAACCACCTAGAGCGCGTTGAACTGCGTTACGAAAAAATCACCTGGACTTACAAAGACGGCAACATCATTCATTCTGATTCTTGGAACGAACGCGCCACCGCGTAA
- a CDS encoding OmpA family protein, which yields MAGQLCVMFRCLPDRHEDEALMRASLKAVRLQMKQLSRLTGYNVPMVLNAEFSGPETPWIVVRGDSALVCRDDESAISLCEWQRSAQTATVQPLLTEANAMLHKIVLDELGKPDRLCPPIRPFAVTLRFGHIRSCATALWPQWLFRQTRISPSDRVSAYERRWHFADPVLPLLAPYTTPLQGGKTGRRVVLMLLLCALGAIALSVRHNQALIHKVSADLQRWQAIPMNHYDPKAQALHALQQDALLLERWQRQGVPQRYGLALYPGDRLWLAVQQAIDTYVPPPPPPKLKPNPKPIPRIIRLDSMSLFDSGKFVLKAGSTKMLVNSLVGIKAKPGWLIVVSGHTDNTGNSVLNQTLSLKRAEAVRDWMRDTGDVPESCFAVQGYGESRPIATNDTPEGRAQNRRVEISLVPQADACQIPGKTSASSQDDDALQHNGE from the coding sequence ATGGCCGGGCAGCTCTGCGTGATGTTCCGCTGTCTGCCGGACCGACATGAAGATGAAGCGCTGATGCGTGCCTCCCTGAAGGCCGTGCGTCTGCAGATGAAACAACTCAGTCGACTGACAGGCTATAACGTACCGATGGTGCTGAATGCTGAGTTCAGTGGCCCGGAGACGCCATGGATTGTGGTGCGGGGAGACTCGGCCCTTGTGTGCCGCGACGATGAGTCTGCTATCTCCCTCTGTGAGTGGCAGCGCTCAGCGCAGACTGCCACGGTACAGCCGTTGCTCACAGAAGCCAATGCGATGCTGCATAAGATAGTGCTGGATGAACTGGGAAAACCCGACCGTCTGTGTCCACCAATCCGTCCTTTTGCCGTCACCCTGCGCTTTGGTCATATCCGGAGCTGCGCGACGGCTCTGTGGCCACAATGGCTGTTTCGCCAGACCCGTATCTCCCCGTCTGATCGCGTCAGCGCGTATGAACGTCGCTGGCACTTCGCCGATCCCGTACTCCCGCTACTGGCACCCTATACCACCCCGTTGCAGGGCGGTAAAACCGGGCGTCGGGTGGTGTTGATGTTGCTGTTGTGCGCGCTTGGTGCCATCGCGCTATCTGTGCGACATAACCAGGCGCTTATCCATAAGGTCAGCGCCGACCTTCAGCGCTGGCAGGCTATCCCGATGAACCACTATGACCCAAAAGCACAGGCACTTCATGCACTGCAGCAGGATGCGCTGTTGCTGGAGCGTTGGCAGCGTCAGGGCGTACCACAACGTTATGGTCTGGCGTTATATCCGGGTGATCGTCTGTGGCTCGCGGTTCAGCAGGCCATTGATACTTACGTCCCGCCACCACCACCACCTAAGCTGAAGCCAAATCCTAAACCGATCCCAAGAATTATTCGCCTCGACAGCATGTCGCTGTTCGACTCCGGCAAGTTTGTGCTGAAAGCGGGCTCCACCAAAATGCTGGTGAATTCACTGGTCGGCATCAAAGCGAAACCAGGCTGGCTGATTGTCGTCAGTGGGCACACCGACAACACCGGTAATTCGGTATTAAACCAGACGCTGTCCCTCAAGCGGGCCGAAGCGGTACGTGACTGGATGCGGGATACCGGCGACGTGCCGGAAAGCTGTTTTGCAGTACAGGGCTATGGCGAAAGCCGCCCTATCGCAACCAATGACACGCCGGAAGGCCGTGCGCAGAACCGCCGTGTCGAAATCAGTCTGGTACCACAGGCGGATGCCTGCCAGATACCGGGCAAAACCTCAGCATCATCGCAGGATGATGACGCTTTACAACACAACGGAGAGTAA